One Vigna unguiculata cultivar IT97K-499-35 chromosome 7, ASM411807v1, whole genome shotgun sequence genomic region harbors:
- the LOC114191198 gene encoding uncharacterized protein LOC114191198, whose translation MANNMSLLQLTQKSDYDKWSMQMKAYLGSQDVWDVVQGGFEELEDFDEQTVAQIAAFKKIGVKDRKAMYALYRAVDDTDLEKLGNATTSKEAWEILEKTYKRDDCVKQVRLQALGGEFERLLMKENEGVTKFISRVETVANQLGKNVESLPANRVVEKILRSMTINFDNIVCAIEESKDLSKLTMKELAGSLEAYEQKRRKTNEDYFGQALQARTNFKEKKVFGTQNTRGKGGRDHGSQNYGLGSREEVEEQAGILLKASSEASSAHDVKSSTHDMKNLEREETNKDEILLTRSSDIELGSNSSTNTEIAGHVSFGDASKVMVKRRGTICFSQKNGRIGTIRNVYYIPDLKTDILSVGTVNGKRASTRTEYEVKEQLDLVHTDVCGPITHVSFSGKRYFLTFIDDFSRKIWVYFLKEKSEVFGVFKKFKVMVENETGTKIKVVRSDRGGEYTSAEFMRYCEELGIKRYLIASYSPQHNGVAERKNQTIFNMVRAMLKGKNMSKEFWAELVQCAVYVQNGCPHAKLNGQTPHEAWSGKKPCVSHLKVFGSVSYAHVPAPQRTKLEDRIHVYKSNSRMGQPKWQQPITLAANPDASAYGISSQYFNCIKCSRVGSRNTSCVMGCGNKQGTHLPNE comes from the exons ATGGCCAACAATATGTCCTTACTCCAGCTGACACAAAAATCTGACTACGATAAGTGGAGCATGCAGATGAAGGCCTACCTCGGATCCCAAGACGTGTGGGATGTAGTTCAAGGTGGCTTCGAAGAACTAGAGGATTTTGATGAACAAACAGTCGCTCAAATTGCTGCGTTTAAAAAAATAGGAGTCAAAGATAGGAAAGCTATGTATGCATTGTACCGAGCTGTGGACGACACAGACCTTGAGAAGTTAGGAAATGCTACGACTTCAAAAGAGGCGTGGGAGATCTTGGAGAAAACATATAAGAGAGATGACTGCGTGAAACAAGTTCGTCTTCAAGCTCTCGGAGGAGAGTTTGAGAGGTTGTTGATGAAGGAGAACGAAGGGGTAACCAAGTTCATATCTCGGGTGGAGACTGTGGCAAACCAACTTGGCAAGAATGTGGAGTCGTTGCCTGCAAACCGAGTTGTGGAGAAAATTTTGAGGTCAATGACAATTAACTTCGACAACATTGTGTGTGCTATAGAAGAATCCAAAGACCTCTCAAAGCTCACAATGAAGGAGCTTGCTGGGTCTCTAGAAGCCTatgaacaaaaaagaagaaagacgAATGAGGACTACTTTGGCCAAGCTCTCCAAGCAAGGACAAATTTCAAGGAGAAAAAGGTGTTTGGAACTCAGAACACTCGGGGCAAAGGAGGAAGAGATCATGGGAGTCAAAACTATGGTCTTGGAAGCAGAG AAGAGGTTGAAGAACAAGCTGGAATACTATTGAAGGCTAGTAGCGAAGCGAGCTCGGCACATGATGTGAAGAGCTCGACACATGATATGAAGAATTTGGAAAGGGAGGAAACTAATAAGGATGAGATTTTGCTAACAAGGAGCTCGGATATCGAGCTTGGTTCGAACTCTAGCACAAACACCGAGATTG CTGGACATGTGTCATTTGGAGACGCTTCCAAGGTGATGGTAAAAAGACGAGGTACGATATGTTTTTCTCAAAAGAATGGACGAATTGGGACAATTCGGAATGTGTACTACATACCCGACCTCAAAACCGACATATTGAGTGTGGGGACAGTTAATGGAAAAAGAG CAAGCACCAGAACTGAGTATGAAGTGAAGGAACAACTCGACCTGGTGCATACAGATGTTTGTGGACCAATTACTCATGTATCTTTCAGTGGTAAGAggtattttttaacatttattgatgatttctctCGGAAGATATGGGTTTATTTTTTGAAGGAGAAATCTGAAGTATTTGGAgtatttaagaaatttaaagtaATGGTTGAAAATGAGACGGGCacaaaaattaaagttgttCGGTCAGATAGAGGAGGTGAATACACATCAGCCGAGTTCATGAGGTACTGTGAGGAGCTTGgcattaaaagatatttgatagCTTCATACTCACCACAACATAATGGAGTTGCTGAAAGGAAGAATCAGACAATTTTCAACATGGTTCGAGCAATGTTGAAAGGTAAGAATATGTCAAAAGAATTTTGGGCTGAATTAGTGCAGTGTGCAGTATATGTGCAGAACGGGTGTCCTCATGCAAAGCTCAATGGACAGACACCACATGAAGCATGGAGTGGAAAGAAACCATGTGTATCTCACTTGAAGGTATTTGGAAGTGTATCATATGCTCATGTTCCAGCGCCACAAAGAACCAAGCTCGAGGACAGGA TCCATGTCTACAAATCTAATTCTCGGATGGGCCAACCAAAATGGCAGCAACCAATAACCCTTGCTGCCAATCCTGATGCTAGCGCTTACGGGATTTCCTCACAGTACTTTAACTGCATCAAGTGTTCTCGTGTTGGGTCGCGCAACACATCATGCGTGATGGGGTGTGGAAATAAGCAAGGCACGCATCTTCCAAATGAATAG